One Podospora pseudopauciseta strain CBS 411.78 chromosome 4, whole genome shotgun sequence genomic window, taaagtagcTCTTTTACGTATAGAGCTTTCGGCACTGTGAAAGGCTAATGAGGTACTTAGTAAAAGACGGAgatctaaaaaaaaaatacgtATGAGGCTTAAAGGGTTACTTACCGtataaaaggtataggatCTACTAAATTAGAAGGCTATAGGCGAGTAGATAATCCAGGAAAATCAATAAAGTGGTAGTAGTACAGGGGGGTCTCGTACAAAGACTTAGTGGTATAGTTTATGCGGTAAGCCTAGCTATAATGCGCGTACTTGCCAGGAGGCTAAAGAAGCCTTAGATTTAGCTGCTTTTAATGTAATTATAGTCGGTTCCTAGTGTTGTGGTCTAGCAATTGAGGATAGCTGTTGTAGGGTAGTGGAGACTATACAACTCGCTTATATTtacgactcgcttataatatacgttaggctttttactttaaacttaatatctttaaacgGCTATATAAATTTAGAATTTTATAAGAATAGGGTAAAGGTAAAGGTTCCGTCGAGTTAGTTTTATAAATTTAAGTAAAAGTGGTAGATAAGCTAAAAGTATTATTCGCAGCAATGGTTCAAAATCGTCAGGCGAAGACTCAAAGAAAGATTACTAGGTAGTCATGAACCTGTAAATAGCTATGCGTATTGCACATACAATAGTCTGAGAATTTCTAGATATACGAGTCACGAGTTAATGGATTGCAATTGTAAAATTTGAACTTAGTTGATATCACCTTTAAGCGCTAGACTAGTAATTTTACTACACATAGCTCTATCGTAAATACCTATGTGGTGGACGCTAACTGTGCCCACATTACTTTCCTTCCGGGAAATCACTGATCTTGCTAATCTCTCTCCACTCCGCTAAATCCTCCCTAGTCTTATCCAAAGCCTTTCCAATCTCAGCCGTGGCATCACTGCCCAAGGCAAAGAATCCAGGCAGCTCCCTGCCCTCGGCAACACCAGTGCTGGTGACAACATCGTATATTACCTCAGCGCCCTTGACGGGGTTGCCGAGCTGAATACCGTTGAAGTCCTTGAACGCCTGGTCGGCCTTGGCATTGATTTCGTCGTACTCCTTCATTCTGGTGGAGGCAGGGGTGCCGCTTAAGTTGGCACCTGGCTTGAGCAAGCTGGTCCGGAAGAATCCGGGCTCGATCAAAGTGTGCTTGATGCCAAagtccttgatctcctcggcAAGACCAATGGCTGCCCAGCGAAGAGCGGCCTTGGAGGCATTGTACAGGTTGCAGCTGTTCATCGGGTACCATGCGGCCATGCTGCCAATGGTGACAAGCGTACCTGATCCTTGCTCTCTTAGTTGAGGAAGAACGGCGCGGTAGAGGTTTAGGGGGCCGAAGAAGTTGGCCTCAAACTGCTTGTACGTCTCCTCGGGAGTGGCTTCTTCGAGGGTGCCGGTCTGGACGTAGGCTGCATTGTTGACGACAATGTCGATGACGCCGTGGACGTTGACAATCTCGGCAACAGCCTTCTTCAGATCAGGGAGGGGCTTGTTGTGGTCAAGCTGGACAGCCGTGATGTTCTTGTGGGAGAGATCGACTTTGGCGGGGTTGCGGGAGGCAGCGAGCACCTTGTCACCGCGGGCAGCAGCGACCTTAGCAAGCTCGAGGCCAAAGCCGGAGGAGCAGCCGGTGATGAGCCAAATGCGAGAGCGGGGAGCCATTGTTGGATGATCTTGATAAGTTGATAAAAGTGGTAATTCTGGTCTTGTTGAGTGAGATGTTGTTGGATTACTGGAAAAGACGCCTGCCTTCTTATCTGGAACAGCCACGGCCAGAGAGTCTGTGGGAAAAGCTACATCATTTCGCCTATCTTTGTTTGTAGGTAGTTTCTAGCTAGCCATACGTCACTTGTTCCTTTGTGATGAATCAGACCCTGAGATCTCCCTATCCCCTAACCCCGATCGCCGAAGTGGGACAGCCCCACTACTCCGTCCCGAAATGCAGGATCCCGCATTTAGCGCTGTGCTAAGTGTTACTTTAAATTGGATTCTGCGTCCAACACACATTGTGGTGCATCTGCCCTCTACTGCCATTACGTCTGTCTAGTCTTTCAAAATGCAGGTTGAGGAACGGCAGATGCAGGGAGAGTGCAGAGATTAACACCACTGCTCCTTGATTTCTGTTGCTAAAGATCAAACAGAGCATGCCACCATAGCAGGTTTTCCAATGGCTATGATGTCAGTGGTGACTCCTGGCCAATTGCATTACACAGTTTGATAGTTTGCCGTCAGGGCGTATCGCGGCGATTGTGATGGATTGTATATTTTTCGGATCCTGATTTTTGACTGCCGATCAGCATGTGGTTTCGGTGTTAGAGGTGGGCATTACTGTTGATCTCGGCGCTCATTTTCTCGACTTAGTGTGGCTAACGGTGCGGGGGTCATGTATGCAGGGTCTGATTGATGTTTTGTCCCGTTGGCCCGTTTGCCAGCCACCTTCTTTGACAGGTCAATGCTATCCCGTCTAGAATAGTCCGAGGGTGACGCAAGAGAGGCTTCTTTAACTCCGGGTCGTTCCTGAAGATAGATGCATCGCCTGTTAACCCCCATCCTGTTAAAAGACAGGCGAGACAAGATCAGATCGACCACATCGGTAGCACCCAGTCAAGCAATCCCGCGATCCGCTCTATCTGTACGCTTAAACCGATTCACATACATTTTTCTTTCCCAGACACTAAGGTAGCCTTCTCTTCAACAACTCGCATCAACATGGCTGTCGCAAGAAAGGTCTGGCTCATTACTGGAACCTCCTCCGGTCTAGGCCAAGCCATCGCCAGAGCCGCACTTGCTAAAGGAGATACCGTCGTCGCCACTGCTCGGGACCCCCGCAAGATCTCGGATCTCGCATCAGCGGGCGCCATCACCGAGCGACTCGATGTGACAGCTTCTGACGAGTCCCTTTCTGAGACTGTCAACCGCATCGTTTCCAAAACAGGAGCCATCGACATTCTCGTCAACAACGCCGGTTACATCCTTGCCGGAGGTGTCGAAGAGGTTAGCCGTGACGAAGTGCAAGCCGAATTCAACACAAATGTCTTTGGCCAGCTAAACGTCCTTCGCGCCGTGCTCCCAGTGATGCGCAAGCAAAAGTCAGGAGTGGTTGCGAACCTTGGGAGCATTGGCGGTTGGCGTGGCACCCCTGCTGCCGGTCTATACTGCGCTTCAAAGGCGTGTGCTGCCATCATCTCTGAGTCGCTACGTGCAGAGGTGGCCCCCTTGGGTATCCAGGTGACAGTCATCGAACCTGGCTACTTCCGAACCAACTTCTTGGCCCCAGGACACAAAGTCTGGGCCAAGAACAAGATTGAGGACATCGCCCCGGTTGTGGGAGCGACGAATGACGCGTTTGAGGCATACGACCGCAAGCAGCCCGGTGACCCCGAAAAGGCCGCTCAGCTGATTGTGGAAGCCTTGACCGGAACTGGTAGGGCCCAGGGACGCCCACTGCCTGCAAGGTTCTCCGTCGGGAGCGATGCTTATCAGATTGTCAGTGGTATCTTGGATAGTCAAAAGAAGGAACTGGAGGAGTGGAAGGACTTGAGCACTACCACCGATCACACAGACTAAGACGTCTTTTCTTTCGCACCGTAGAGATATTCATGGTATTCGGATATGTGGCTTCTTGGAGCTAGTGATTACAAACCTATACCAGAGAATAAGTCAATCTAACGTTATGTCATGGGATGTATTTGCAATTGTAGCATTAAGGTTTCCTTAACTTTATTAAGACAGCGAAGGGGCAGAAAAGACCTCTTCTACTTTCTTCTCTTGAGCTAGAATTGGCAAAGAAAGTGATGGCATTGATCTTTTGTCTTGTTACGACGGTTTGCTAGGTACCTTAGCTAAGGTACTTTGAATTCAGGTTCCAACACTGGGCAATTCATCCActcaaagaaaaaaaagaaacaaaaagccaATACATCCATTCGCAGATCCCCAAGCCAAGATTGAGATCCGCCTTCTAACTAGGTACCTATCTCACCCTTCTATGCGTACAAGTATCACTCAAGAAACCCCGTTGCCTTCCATTTTCTTACATATCCTTCAACCACCTCTTTCGCAACCCCGCTTTCACTCTCCAGTGTCTTAGACACTGGTCTAGACAGCTTGGTGTCCAAAACAATCTGTCCTTGACCCAAGACCCGAAAGTCTTGTTCAAAAAAGTCTTTGAGGGAAGCACTGATTGCACCAGACTTTGATGCAAGGACCAACCACTCTTCAAACGGCACAAGTGTTCCGTCTACTCGACTTGGTTGTACGTCCATTTCTCGCCCCATGATTGCAATGATGTCTCTCATCGGCTGCCTGATCGGGTTTTCGAGATGCAGAAACGGTGGCAAGACTTGCGGCGACAGCAGCATCTCGGTAAGGGCTTGGGCTGCATGGTCTACTGGTAACCATGATACAGTCTAGATATGTTGTGTGAGTAATTGTACGGATTTTGAATCCAATATAAAAGACTTACCCCCTCCAAGTCCGGCCAGACCCCCAGCTTCTGGCAGGCCTTCACCAACACCGGCATGTGCTCCCCAGTCTTCCAAAGCCCACCTCCCTTCTTGTCTGTATCTGCTGGCCCTGACAGCTGCCCGATCCTGACAGTTACACTCTCGGCCTTATCTCCCTGTGACTTGAATACTTCGGCAGCCTCTTTCATTACGCTTTCGCAAACCCACTTTGCCTCGGCATACCCCATTTTGACCGGCGCGTCTGCTTCGACAGGGCCTTCCGGCACCGGTCCATCGCCATCGAAATAACGCACAGCGGCAATCGAAGAGGCAAAGACCATACGCACCCCAACCTCTGGTCGAAGGGAAGATGCCTTTTGGCAAAGCGACAAGAGGTCGCagaggaggtcaagatgCGTACGGAAGGAAGGCAGTGTGAGCTGAAAGTCCATGGGCCAGGCGAGATGGAGGATATGGGTAACTTCCGATGCGAGAGAATCCAGGGGAAGGTGGGTCTTGCTGTCAGAGTCGAGAAAGGTGATCTTGGACCAAGAGGCTTccgggagaggggggagaccAGCTGACGAGATGGTTTGCGTTTGGTAGCTTTTCCGAGGGTCGTCCGTAAGGGGAGACACAGAAGCTGCTGCTCGAGAGCCACGCATTAAACAGATTATTTTTGTTACCGATGAAAAAGAAGACAAACGGGACAAAACATGGGCGCCAAGGCTACCGGTGCTTCCTGTCATCACGACAACGAGTGGGCTGGTGGTAGACGGCCGGGAAGAATCGAGTCGTTGAATGTACTCATCCGCCAAAGCCTTCATCGCATCCGTTCGACTATTGGGCTTCGAGAGAGATTCAGTTGACTCGCCCTCCACCAATAGCGTTCTGATGGCATGAGAAAGCAGGCTCAATGTTGGGCGACGATACACAAACTCAGCCGTCAAGCTTTCTTCCTGGCAGTTGCCAGATCGTCTGAGGGAAGATGTGATCTTCCTTGCAAGCTTCAGGCTCTGTAACGAGTCCAAACCTCGTTCGAAAAAGTCATCCTCGCTCTTTAAACTGCCTGCCTTGAACGACGGACTGACCACGTCTCTCAAGAGCATTCTGAGGACATCTTCGACGTTGTCGACATCGAAAACCGCTCCATCGTCGCTTGATCCCTCTGCATCGATAGCCTGGTAGGCTGCATCAATTTCCGCTCTGAACAATTCCGCCGTCTCCCTACGCATAACGCTGCCTTTATCTGACCGGGGTATGGTTTTGCCGTCTGTGACAAATATGATGGCATGTTTGGAGCTCACTCTTGCATGGGCATCCAGCGTCTCATTTGCTTCCAGAACCAGCGCCCAGATCTGCTCTCTCAGCACTTCCAGGTCTGTGGTggcagaaggagagggctCAACTAGCACCGCCATTTCGAATCGACCCTGGCCGACACAGACGGCTGTCTTGACATTTGCATCACCAGTCAGAAGGTCCTCCAACGTCCTCGGCATAATCTTCTCTCCAGTTTTCAATACAATAACGTCGTCCACTCTCCCCAACACTCTTACTTCCATGCCCTCCCCGGCATCGCAATCAGGATTTAACTGCATGTCATCTTGGATCTCAAAATGCtttcccccccatccacagGGATACCCAATCAGCCGATATGACTTTGCAGCAGGAGAAGCGGGACGCAATTCCAGGCCCAAGTCAGATCTCAGCCTCAAATACCGGTGGTTGTATCCAGTTCCCGGAGTGGGACAAAAGATGGGCGCAATGGCGCCTATTTCCGTGACACCATAGTGATTCAGCAACCTAACACCCTTTTCGACCAGGCTGTTGGCAACGTCAGGGCTCATTGCCCCACCCCCTACAGCGACAAATTCCATCTTTCTCAGCAGCGCAAAGGCAGTGCTTTGTTCCTCGACGGATGGCAAAGAGAAAATATCCTGCAAAATTGAAGGGACGCTCATCAGCGACCTTGCTTTGGACGCTTGAAGGATCTCCAGAGTCGACTTTGCAGCGGGGATGATGGAAGAGGGCGGCAGACAACATGTCAATCCCACCGAGAGCGAGAGGGCAGGTGCTAGAAGTCCGAAACCGTGGTACAAGGGTAATGTTGAGAGGTTGACCCAGGAGGGTACTTCCGAAGACGGGAACTGATGACATGCGGCATATCCCAGCAGGTAACGGTGAGGAACGGGGATGGGCTTTGGCAGTCCGGTGGTGCCTGATGAGTGCAGTATCAGGGCTGTGTGGCCCAGCTTGGATTCATCACCCACTTCGGGGACAGGTGTCTTGGTATCGCCGTTGCTGTCCAGAAAGACTTTATAAGGCTCagtggtgatgatcttgGCAGCTGATGGCCCGCGTGCAATTTCGGAGCTGATTACTTCCGTGCGTTGTGACACGAGGAGAGTGCCCGCATTTGTCTTTTGGAGCAGATGTAAAATGCTGTGGGCTCCCAGTCTTGCCGATAGAAGAAGAGCGGGGATATTGAGACTCAACAAGGCGCTGAGGTGAATAAACAAGCCGATGTCGCTCTCCATGTAAAGAGCCACCGGGCGGGTTTTGCTGGAACTTCTGTCGGCATGACCAGTTTGGAGCGAGGCACGAAGCCACTCTGCGCATGCCCCAATAGATCTGTCCAGCTGCGCAAACGTGACTGGTTGAATGATGTATGACTCCCTCTccctgttgctgttgctatCTCGACGATGACATTCGACCTGGTGGCTGAAGATGTGAtttgggttgttgatggcgttgAATGCAATGAGCCCCGGCAGTGAGGAGATCTCATCCGGTTTGGCCGGCTTACCACCTCTTCTTTGTGGTGGAAGCGGGCTAAAGGCAGGCCTGACAaactctctctctt contains:
- a CDS encoding putative NRPS-like protein biosynthetic cluster (COG:I; EggNog:ENOG503NYX6; antiSMASH:Cluster_2) — translated: MGIFEEREFVRPAFSPLPPQRRGGKPAKPDEISSLPGLIAFNAINNPNHIFSHQVECHRRDSNSNRERESYIIQPVTFAQLDRSIGACAEWLRASLQTGHADRSSSKTRPVALYMESDIGLFIHLSALLSLNIPALLLSARLGAHSILHLLQKTNAGTLLVSQRTEVISSEIARGPSAAKIITTEPYKVFLDSNGDTKTPVPEVGDESKLGHTALILHSSGTTGLPKPIPVPHRYLLGYAACHQFPSSEVPSWVNLSTLPLYHGFGLLAPALSLSVGLTCCLPPSSIIPAAKSTLEILQASKARSLMSVPSILQDIFSLPSVEEQSTAFALLRKMEFVAVGGGAMSPDVANSLVEKGVRLLNHYGVTEIGAIAPIFCPTPGTGYNHRYLRLRSDLGLELRPASPAAKSYRLIGYPCGWGGKHFEIQDDMQLNPDCDAGEGMEVRVLGRVDDVIVLKTGEKIMPRTLEDLLTGDANVKTAVCVGQGRFEMAVLVEPSPSATTDLEVLREQIWALVLEANETLDAHARVSSKHAIIFVTDGKTIPRSDKGSVMRRETAELFRAEIDAAYQAIDAEGSSDDGAVFDVDNVEDVLRMLLRDVVSPSFKAGSLKSEDDFFERGLDSLQSLKLARKITSSLRRSGNCQEESLTAEFVYRRPTLSLLSHAIRTLLVEGESTESLSKPNSRTDAMKALADEYIQRLDSSRPSTTSPLVVVMTGSTGSLGAHVLSRLSSFSSVTKIICLMRGSRAAASVSPLTDDPRKSYQTQTISSAGLPPLPEASWSKITFLDSDSKTHLPLDSLASEVTHILHLAWPMDFQLTLPSFRTHLDLLCDLLSLCQKASSLRPEVGVRMVFASSIAAVRYFDGDGPVPEGPVEADAPVKMGYAEAKWVCESVMKEAAEVFKSQGDKAESVTVRIGQLSGPADTDKKGGGLWKTGEHMPVLVKACQKLGVWPDLEGTVSWLPVDHAAQALTEMLLSPQVLPPFLHLENPIRQPMRDIIAIMGREMDVQPSRVDGTLVPFEEWLVLASKSGAISASLKDFFEQDFRVLGQGQIVLDTKLSRPVSKTLESESGVAKEVVEGYVRKWKATGFLE
- a CDS encoding putative secondary metabolism biosynthetic enzyme (antiSMASH:Cluster_2; SMCOG1001:short-chain dehydrogenase/reductase SDR; EggNog:ENOG503PD8Q; COG:Q), whose translation is MAVARKVWLITGTSSGLGQAIARAALAKGDTVVATARDPRKISDLASAGAITERLDVTASDESLSETVNRIVSKTGAIDILVNNAGYILAGGVEEVSRDEVQAEFNTNVFGQLNVLRAVLPVMRKQKSGVVANLGSIGGWRGTPAAGLYCASKACAAIISESLRAEVAPLGIQVTVIEPGYFRTNFLAPGHKVWAKNKIEDIAPVVGATNDAFEAYDRKQPGDPEKAAQLIVEALTGTGRAQGRPLPARFSVGSDAYQIVSGILDSQKKELEEWKDLSTTTDHTD
- a CDS encoding putative secondary metabolism biosynthetic enzyme (antiSMASH:Cluster_2; SMCOG1001:short-chain dehydrogenase/reductase SDR; EggNog:ENOG503P07R; COG:Q), yielding MAPRSRIWLITGCSSGFGLELAKVAAARGDKVLAASRNPAKVDLSHKNITAVQLDHNKPLPDLKKAVAEIVNVHGVIDIVVNNAAYVQTGTLEEATPEETYKQFEANFFGPLNLYRAVLPQLREQGSGTLVTIGSMAAWYPMNSCNLYNASKAALRWAAIGLAEEIKDFGIKHTLIEPGFFRTSLLKPGANLSGTPASTRMKEYDEINAKADQAFKDFNGIQLGNPVKGAEVIYDVVTSTGVAEGRELPGFFALGSDATAEIGKALDKTREDLAEWREISKISDFPEGK